In the genome of Telluria beijingensis, one region contains:
- the kdsA gene encoding 3-deoxy-8-phosphooctulonate synthase — MKLAGFDVGLEHPIFLIAGTCVIESRQMAMDTAGTLKEITGALGIPFIYKSSFDKANRSSGKSFRGPGRDKGLEILAAVRKEIGVPVLTDVHDEEMIPEVASVVDVLQTPAFLCRQTDFINACARSGKPVNIKKGQFLAPGDMKNVIDKARAAAREAGLEEDNFMACERGASFGYNNLVSDMRGLAIMRESNCPVVFDATHSVQLPGGQGTSSGGQREHVPVLSRAAVAAGIAGLFMETHPDPANALSDGPNAVPLGRMKELLTTLVEIDRIVKKTGFLEASFK; from the coding sequence ATGAAACTCGCCGGATTCGACGTCGGCCTCGAGCACCCGATTTTTTTGATCGCCGGCACCTGCGTGATCGAATCGCGCCAGATGGCGATGGACACCGCCGGCACGCTCAAGGAAATCACGGGCGCGCTGGGCATCCCGTTCATCTATAAATCGTCGTTCGACAAGGCCAACCGCTCGTCGGGCAAGTCGTTCCGCGGCCCGGGCCGCGACAAGGGCCTGGAAATCCTGGCCGCCGTGCGCAAGGAAATCGGCGTGCCGGTCCTGACCGACGTGCACGACGAAGAGATGATCCCCGAAGTCGCCAGCGTCGTCGACGTGCTGCAGACCCCGGCCTTCCTGTGCCGCCAGACCGACTTCATCAACGCCTGCGCGCGTTCGGGCAAGCCGGTCAACATCAAGAAGGGCCAGTTCCTGGCCCCCGGCGACATGAAGAACGTGATCGACAAGGCGCGCGCCGCCGCGCGCGAGGCGGGCCTCGAAGAAGACAACTTCATGGCCTGCGAACGCGGCGCCTCGTTCGGCTACAACAACCTGGTGTCCGATATGCGCGGCCTGGCGATCATGCGCGAATCGAACTGCCCGGTGGTGTTCGACGCGACCCACTCGGTGCAGCTGCCGGGCGGCCAGGGCACTTCGTCCGGCGGCCAGCGCGAGCACGTGCCGGTCCTGTCGCGCGCCGCCGTGGCGGCGGGCATCGCCGGCCTGTTCATGGAAACCCACCCTGACCCGGCCAATGCGCTGTCGGACGGCCCAAATGCCGTGCCGCTCGGCCGCATGAAGGAACTCTTGACCACCCTCGTCGAGATCGACCGCATCGTCAAGAAGACCGGCTTCCTGGAAGCCAGCTTCAAGTAA